In a genomic window of Dyadobacter fermentans DSM 18053:
- a CDS encoding serine hydrolase domain-containing protein produces the protein MNTKITSRALFLNAPSFRMLAFIIAILSLNAEVCSAQGVRMRSDSLARVVRDRFNLGSADSIYAMTAQVYRARMSREKFAAGLSKFRAKMGRWVKFDFKEANDRGVDYWAEFEEGRQIFSIQVGENDSLVRINFSEVSRAALEKAGRVPGNNPMQDSLDHLIEQVIRPYIQQQNTCGLAIAVITKGGVRRFSYGSTSMESKLLPDPEMTLFEIGSVTKAFTALLLSMTVVSGKVNIDDPVSQFLPDSIPLLGYEQHPVTLKHLANHTSGLPRLPANIFTGAVDPRDPYRHYRRDSLYQYLMHFKETQAPGKDFSYSNLGAGILGTVLENVWQKTFEELLIEKICRPLKMDHTTITLSKSDQKNFAVGYNENGLPTPLWDLGALKGSGAIRSSLNDMIRFTQAQLSASGSMASAARLMQKTTFESETHQMGLGWRINADKNMAYFHHAGGTGGFRSFVGFDVQRQLGIVILSNAAQEVAPAGETILRKCQRLMAN, from the coding sequence ATGAATACGAAAATAACTAGCCGAGCCTTGTTCCTGAATGCACCTTCATTCCGCATGCTCGCTTTCATCATCGCGATACTTTCGCTGAACGCTGAGGTCTGTTCCGCGCAGGGTGTTCGGATGCGGTCCGATTCGCTGGCGAGGGTTGTTCGGGACCGATTCAATCTTGGAAGTGCAGATAGCATTTATGCCATGACCGCCCAGGTTTACCGGGCAAGGATGTCGCGGGAGAAATTTGCGGCGGGTTTAAGCAAATTCAGGGCGAAAATGGGGCGGTGGGTTAAATTTGATTTCAAAGAGGCAAATGATAGAGGGGTTGATTATTGGGCTGAATTTGAAGAGGGTAGGCAGATATTTTCGATCCAGGTCGGTGAAAATGACAGCCTGGTGAGGATAAACTTTTCCGAAGTTTCAAGGGCAGCCCTTGAAAAGGCCGGGCGGGTGCCAGGTAATAATCCCATGCAAGATTCGCTGGATCACCTGATCGAGCAGGTGATCAGGCCTTATATTCAGCAACAAAACACTTGTGGGCTTGCCATTGCTGTCATTACCAAAGGCGGCGTGAGGAGGTTCAGTTACGGCTCCACAAGTATGGAAAGCAAGCTTTTGCCTGATCCTGAAATGACTTTGTTCGAGATTGGTTCCGTCACAAAAGCCTTTACCGCCTTGCTGCTCAGTATGACTGTCGTGTCCGGGAAGGTAAATATCGATGATCCCGTGAGCCAGTTCCTTCCCGACTCCATTCCATTATTGGGCTACGAGCAGCATCCCGTAACGCTGAAACATTTGGCGAACCATACATCGGGTTTGCCGCGCCTTCCGGCAAACATTTTTACGGGCGCAGTCGATCCACGTGATCCTTACAGGCATTACCGGCGCGACTCGCTCTACCAGTATTTAATGCATTTCAAGGAAACTCAAGCGCCGGGGAAGGACTTTTCATACTCAAACCTCGGTGCGGGAATTTTGGGAACTGTACTGGAAAATGTCTGGCAGAAGACCTTCGAAGAACTGCTGATCGAAAAAATCTGCCGACCATTGAAAATGGACCATACGACCATTACACTATCAAAATCCGATCAGAAAAATTTTGCCGTTGGCTACAACGAGAACGGACTTCCCACTCCGCTATGGGATCTCGGTGCGCTAAAAGGATCGGGTGCAATCAGGTCGTCATTGAACGATATGATCAGATTTACCCAGGCACAGCTAAGTGCAAGCGGAAGCATGGCAAGCGCTGCCAGGCTCATGCAAAAGACGACATTTGAAAGTGAAACCCATCAGATGGGCCTTGGCTGGCGGATTAATGCGGATAAGAATATGGCCTATTTCCATCACGCAGGCGGAACCGGCGGGTTCCGTTCGTTTGTAGGATTCGACGTCCAGCGGCAACTCGGTATAGTGATTTTGTCCAATGCCGCGCAGGAAGTAGCGCCCGCCGGCGAAACGATCCTGCGCAAATGCCAACGGCTGATGGCCAATTAG
- a CDS encoding FecR family protein, translating to MNNYLEYEPEDFAGDDFFIHWVKSTDLAAEAFWQDWLETYPFKRAAVETARQLVLLTQNMPEVQVSDPELDDLKTAIFDRIDAAERPVRKLWSYVPAWVAAAGVAVLLVVSGWFLTKQNRDASGDYKAIVAEASEKYDLVEVENLNKPVTLVNLPDGSSVILKKGSRLSYPQQFEASSREVYLTGEGFFEIARNAEKPFYVHANRITTKVLGTSFKVRAYPGEAEAMVSVTTGRVSVYKSDRPVSEAAKSDRSLSGLVLTARQLAVYSNDKVTRLETASQPTSAVPAEEMRFEYEEAPISTIFADIEKAYGISVVYDSTVIGSCPVTASLTGEPLNEKLNLLCKAVHAGYERVNGQIIVSGRGCR from the coding sequence ATGAACAACTACCTGGAATACGAGCCGGAGGATTTTGCCGGTGACGATTTTTTCATCCACTGGGTCAAATCGACGGATCTTGCTGCGGAGGCTTTCTGGCAGGATTGGCTTGAAACCTATCCGTTCAAAAGGGCAGCGGTGGAAACCGCGCGCCAACTGGTGCTGCTGACGCAGAATATGCCGGAAGTGCAGGTCTCCGACCCGGAATTGGATGATCTCAAAACCGCTATTTTTGACAGGATCGACGCTGCGGAACGTCCGGTCAGGAAGCTGTGGTCCTACGTTCCTGCCTGGGTGGCAGCGGCTGGTGTGGCGGTGTTGCTGGTGGTATCAGGCTGGTTTTTGACAAAACAAAACCGTGACGCAAGCGGCGATTATAAGGCTATTGTGGCGGAAGCGTCCGAAAAATATGATCTGGTGGAGGTTGAAAACCTAAACAAACCGGTTACGCTGGTGAACCTGCCGGACGGGAGTTCGGTGATCCTTAAAAAAGGCAGCAGGCTTTCCTATCCCCAGCAATTTGAAGCATCGTCACGCGAGGTGTATCTGACCGGCGAGGGCTTTTTTGAGATTGCGCGCAATGCTGAAAAGCCATTTTATGTACACGCCAACCGGATCACTACCAAGGTATTAGGTACGAGTTTCAAGGTGCGCGCTTACCCGGGCGAGGCCGAGGCGATGGTTTCGGTCACAACCGGGCGGGTATCGGTGTATAAGTCGGATCGTCCGGTTTCGGAGGCGGCAAAAAGTGACCGCTCGCTTTCCGGCCTGGTACTGACGGCCCGGCAGCTGGCCGTTTATTCCAATGATAAAGTCACGCGACTGGAAACCGCCTCGCAGCCGACCAGCGCTGTGCCAGCGGAAGAGATGCGTTTTGAATACGAAGAAGCGCCGATCAGCACCATTTTCGCGGACATTGAAAAAGCCTATGGGATCAGTGTCGTATATGACTCTACCGTTATTGGGTCATGCCCGGTGACAGCCTCCCTCACGGGCGAACCGCTGAACGAGAAACTGAATCTGTTATGCAAGGCAGTGCACGCCGGTTATGAGCGGGTAAATGGGCAAATTATCGTGTCCGGCCGCGGCTGCCGCTGA
- a CDS encoding DUF4833 domain-containing protein, translated as MALYPFCIILAIVGIGIHWSDTTLIFHRSTADSTPGVKGIANLLFYLERNPDANAVCYTVNLDAHGRINQNDPIDVFWFRYNRNPARRNLNLVQKKLAYGVKTRLVTADEYEVSIVSFPQRILTLKRFEDGPYQIFTSIDGQESVLSNVYVKFKSANAAPPVVEYIDLFGKCNVTGKPSKERILIKE; from the coding sequence ATGGCACTTTATCCTTTTTGCATAATACTCGCCATTGTGGGCATCGGTATCCATTGGTCGGATACAACGCTTATTTTTCACAGGAGCACGGCTGACTCAACGCCGGGTGTAAAGGGAATAGCAAATCTACTCTTCTATCTGGAACGCAACCCTGATGCGAACGCTGTTTGCTACACGGTAAACCTGGACGCCCATGGCCGAATCAATCAGAATGACCCGATTGACGTGTTTTGGTTTCGGTATAACAGAAATCCTGCTAGAAGAAATTTGAATCTGGTTCAAAAAAAATTAGCCTACGGGGTGAAAACCCGGCTTGTAACTGCCGATGAATATGAAGTGAGCATCGTTTCCTTTCCCCAACGGATTCTAACGCTGAAACGATTCGAAGATGGACCATATCAAATATTTACGTCCATCGATGGGCAAGAGTCGGTCTTGTCGAATGTGTATGTAAAATTCAAGTCAGCCAATGCTGCACCTCCTGTGGTAGAATACATCGACTTGTTTGGTAAGTGCAATGTGACGGGCAAACCGAGTAAGGAGCGGATTCTGATTAAGGAATAG
- a CDS encoding OmpA family protein: MKKLFLIGILCTMGGICEAQLLDRIRNRVEQKVVDQVDHSIDKALEKKKQKDTTTATGSPQPENNPSETSSAAAQASDDANADAGRKPPVADLTSYSAFDFIPGSKVIMHEDFSQDAVGDFPANWNTRSGAELVTIANRQGKWLRINQNGIFYPEQLDSLPNNFTLQFDLLGNKQVSNIGELMISLMKADDTDQKFDLAESDHIKSPSFKIGFSPTSADKGQLHYSTNLIGKQYKYGVPEFRTDKNTVKVAIWRQKQRVRVYLDSTKILDLPRALDPMATLNTLAFTAKNPDFSQEGGAFFIGNIILAVGAADTRNKLVTEGRFTTHGIQFNVNSDEILPLSYGALKDVAQVLQENPGVKVQIVGHTDADGSDESNVQLSMRRAEAVKKAMEAHFAIDGTRLQTDGKGESSPIDSNDTPTGKANNRRVEFIRL; encoded by the coding sequence ATGAAAAAGCTTTTTCTAATCGGCATTCTCTGCACCATGGGCGGCATTTGTGAGGCCCAACTTCTCGACCGCATCCGAAACAGGGTAGAACAAAAAGTGGTGGACCAGGTGGATCACTCCATCGACAAAGCGCTTGAAAAAAAGAAACAGAAAGACACCACAACAGCCACCGGAAGCCCGCAGCCGGAAAATAACCCTTCCGAAACGAGCAGTGCCGCCGCGCAGGCAAGCGACGATGCGAATGCAGATGCCGGGCGCAAGCCGCCAGTAGCTGACCTGACTTCCTACTCTGCCTTTGATTTTATCCCGGGAAGCAAGGTGATCATGCATGAAGATTTCTCTCAGGATGCGGTGGGTGATTTTCCGGCAAACTGGAACACCCGCTCGGGCGCGGAACTTGTGACAATAGCCAATCGGCAGGGAAAATGGCTCAGAATAAATCAAAACGGCATTTTTTACCCCGAGCAGCTAGACAGTCTGCCAAACAATTTTACACTGCAATTCGATTTGCTGGGCAACAAGCAGGTATCCAACATCGGGGAGTTGATGATCAGTCTCATGAAAGCTGACGATACTGACCAAAAGTTTGATCTGGCCGAATCTGACCACATCAAGTCGCCCAGTTTCAAAATTGGGTTTTCGCCGACTTCGGCCGACAAAGGCCAGTTGCATTATTCGACAAACCTGATTGGCAAGCAGTACAAATACGGCGTGCCGGAGTTCAGGACGGATAAAAATACGGTGAAAGTGGCGATCTGGCGTCAAAAGCAGCGTGTTCGCGTGTACCTGGACAGTACGAAGATTCTCGACTTGCCCCGGGCGCTGGACCCGATGGCGACGCTGAATACCCTCGCATTCACGGCAAAAAATCCGGATTTCAGCCAAGAAGGGGGCGCGTTCTTTATTGGAAACATCATTCTGGCTGTCGGCGCTGCCGATACCCGCAACAAACTGGTCACCGAAGGCAGGTTCACAACCCATGGCATCCAGTTTAATGTGAATAGTGATGAAATTCTACCGCTGTCGTACGGGGCATTAAAAGATGTAGCGCAGGTGTTGCAGGAAAACCCGGGCGTAAAAGTGCAGATTGTAGGGCATACCGATGCCGACGGCAGCGACGAGAGCAACGTTCAGCTTTCAATGCGTCGTGCCGAAGCCGTCAAAAAGGCAATGGAGGCACATTTTGCGATAGATGGCACCCGGCTTCAAACGGACGGGAAGGGCGAATCTTCCCCGATAGATTCTAATGACACTCCGACCGGGAAGGCTAACAACCGGCGTGTGGAATTTATCAGATTGTAA
- a CDS encoding CAP domain-containing protein encodes MYSLHKGEYYSVDEARFFATAKSNALITLQHPDTLFLDAAVFHASNEVRRKHGLPPFEYDPGLYLASAGHATSMTYRMFFNHTNPYSPYERTAQQRVHLYTKRFRRVGENIGKYQTLVSGTYMIARWDASSKQYEFLNESDNKLCIPYTYADYARFVVEKWMASPPHRQNLMNPAYTSLGCAARLTPEPYLHKKAPYASLVQNFGGEQ; translated from the coding sequence ATGTATAGCCTGCATAAAGGCGAATACTATTCTGTGGATGAGGCCCGCTTTTTTGCAACTGCAAAATCCAATGCATTGATTACATTGCAGCATCCGGATACGTTATTTCTGGACGCGGCCGTCTTTCATGCCAGTAACGAAGTGCGGAGGAAACATGGCTTACCACCATTTGAATATGATCCTGGTTTATATTTGGCATCTGCCGGTCACGCGACATCCATGACCTACCGCATGTTTTTCAACCATACCAATCCATATAGTCCTTACGAACGCACTGCTCAGCAACGCGTCCATCTTTATACGAAGAGATTCAGGCGGGTGGGCGAGAACATCGGCAAATACCAGACATTAGTCAGCGGGACTTATATGATCGCGCGGTGGGACGCTTCCAGCAAACAGTACGAGTTCCTGAATGAAAGCGATAATAAGCTATGCATTCCATACACTTATGCCGACTATGCACGGTTCGTGGTGGAAAAATGGATGGCTTCGCCGCCTCACCGGCAAAACCTGATGAATCCCGCATACACTTCCCTTGGCTGCGCTGCCCGACTGACGCCAGAGCCTTATCTTCACAAAAAAGCACCCTACGCAAGCCTGGTGCAGAACTTCGGAGGTGAGCAATGA
- a CDS encoding GNAT family N-acetyltransferase, whose protein sequence is MNTVQLQPLTLDDAAVFHNLYRPADEDPVDFTGRILAVCERLYTIRLNAEPDVIIGDCALHHWDKAARTIEIGGSLLPAYWGKGYMAAAFSQLEVVAQNDFNVLALVAKTEPSNQNAIRFAEKFGFSRCAATGEDVVLIKHLIAEK, encoded by the coding sequence ATGAACACAGTTCAATTACAGCCGCTGACCCTGGACGATGCGGCGGTATTTCACAATTTATACAGACCAGCTGATGAAGATCCTGTCGATTTCACAGGCCGCATCTTAGCCGTTTGCGAGCGTCTTTACACGATTCGGCTGAATGCTGAGCCGGATGTGATTATCGGGGACTGTGCCCTGCATCACTGGGACAAGGCAGCGCGAACGATCGAAATCGGTGGCTCGCTTTTGCCTGCTTATTGGGGAAAAGGCTATATGGCCGCTGCATTTTCGCAACTGGAAGTGGTTGCTCAAAACGATTTCAACGTATTGGCCCTGGTTGCGAAAACAGAGCCGTCCAATCAAAACGCGATCAGGTTCGCAGAAAAATTCGGTTTTTCACGCTGTGCAGCTACGGGTGAAGATGTTGTTCTTATCAAACATCTTATAGCCGAAAAGTAA
- a CDS encoding RNA polymerase sigma factor, translating to MPGYQYSEKDEAKEQQLWLGIIAGERYALGSLFDIYAKPLLIYGYRICGNKELVKDAIQDVFVDIWTYRSNLAPQVRVKFYLYRSLRRAILKTIAQSERTDVEMDAMESLAETQASVETDWVTSETETQRSSRISQSLRLLSEREREVISLKYYSDLKIREIAEMLNLKEQTIANTLQNALRKLRNSLTLCFLLCFSFFGKFF from the coding sequence ATGCCGGGATATCAGTACAGCGAAAAGGACGAAGCCAAAGAGCAGCAACTTTGGTTGGGCATCATTGCGGGTGAGCGGTATGCGCTGGGCAGTCTTTTTGATATTTATGCCAAGCCATTGCTCATATACGGTTACCGGATCTGCGGCAACAAGGAGCTGGTGAAAGATGCGATTCAGGACGTTTTTGTCGATATATGGACGTACCGGAGCAACCTCGCCCCGCAGGTCCGGGTAAAGTTTTATCTCTACCGCAGTCTGCGCCGCGCCATTCTCAAAACCATCGCACAATCGGAGCGCACGGACGTGGAAATGGACGCAATGGAAAGCCTTGCCGAAACGCAGGCTTCCGTGGAAACCGACTGGGTAACAAGCGAAACCGAAACGCAGCGAAGCAGCCGTATAAGCCAGTCCCTGCGCCTGCTCTCCGAGCGCGAGCGCGAAGTGATTTCTCTGAAATACTACTCCGATCTCAAAATCCGCGAGATAGCCGAAATGCTCAATTTAAAGGAGCAAACCATTGCCAACACGTTGCAGAATGCGCTAAGGAAGCTCAGAAATAGCCTGACGCTCTGTTTTCTGTTGTGTTTTTCATTTTTTGGAAAATTTTTCTAA
- a CDS encoding catalase — protein sequence MENYKLTNRTGSPVPDNLNTLTAGKRGPALLQDTWFLEKMAHFDRELIPERRMHAKGSGAYGSFRVTHDITRYTRANIFSRVGKETDVFVRFSTVAGERGAADAERDIRGFAIKFYTEEGIWDLVGNNTPVFFLRDPLRFPDLNHAVKRDPRTNLRSADNNWDFWTLIPESLHQVTITMSDRGLPSSYRHMDGFGSHTFSFISSDQKRYWVKFHFKTQQGIQNLTNQQANALIGTDRESHQRDLFDHIEAGNHPKWTMYVQIMEEQDAETYPINPFDLTKVWPHGDYPLIPVGELTLNRNPSNYFAEVEQAAFNPAAVVPGIGFSPDKMLQGRLFSYGDAQRYRLGVNHHQIPVNAPKCPYHSYHRDGPMRVDGNYHGAVSYFPNSFSEWQEQPEYQEPPLKITGDAARWDHREDDDYFSQPGKLFRLMNDQQKAALFGNTADALRGAQHFIQIRHIRNCYKADPDYGRGVAAALGLSMEVVRDYQGYEMQPMTAI from the coding sequence ATGGAAAATTACAAATTAACGAACCGTACAGGCTCTCCCGTGCCCGACAACCTCAACACGCTCACAGCCGGTAAACGCGGGCCTGCTTTATTGCAGGATACCTGGTTTCTGGAAAAAATGGCGCATTTTGACCGGGAACTGATACCCGAAAGGCGCATGCATGCCAAAGGCTCGGGCGCGTACGGATCGTTCCGGGTGACGCATGACATCACCCGTTATACGCGGGCGAATATTTTCTCCCGGGTGGGAAAGGAAACGGATGTGTTTGTACGCTTTTCGACTGTGGCCGGCGAACGCGGTGCGGCAGACGCCGAGCGGGATATTCGCGGATTTGCGATCAAATTTTATACCGAGGAGGGCATTTGGGACCTGGTTGGCAACAATACGCCGGTATTCTTCCTGCGCGACCCGCTTCGCTTTCCCGACCTGAACCACGCCGTGAAACGCGACCCACGAACCAACCTGCGCAGCGCGGACAATAACTGGGACTTTTGGACGCTCATTCCCGAATCGCTGCACCAGGTAACCATTACGATGAGCGACCGGGGCTTACCAAGTTCCTACCGGCATATGGATGGTTTTGGCAGCCACACGTTCAGCTTTATCAGCAGCGACCAAAAGCGCTATTGGGTGAAGTTCCACTTCAAAACCCAGCAAGGCATTCAGAACCTGACCAACCAGCAGGCCAATGCGCTGATCGGCACAGATCGGGAAAGCCACCAGCGCGACCTGTTCGATCACATTGAAGCAGGAAACCATCCCAAATGGACCATGTACGTGCAGATCATGGAAGAACAGGATGCCGAAACGTACCCTATCAACCCGTTCGACCTGACCAAAGTATGGCCCCACGGCGATTATCCACTCATCCCCGTAGGCGAGCTTACATTGAACCGCAACCCTTCTAATTACTTCGCCGAGGTGGAACAGGCTGCGTTCAATCCGGCCGCAGTGGTGCCGGGAATCGGCTTTTCTCCCGACAAAATGCTGCAAGGCCGCCTGTTTTCCTACGGCGATGCGCAGCGTTACCGCCTAGGCGTGAACCACCACCAGATCCCGGTGAATGCCCCCAAATGCCCGTATCATTCCTACCACCGCGACGGCCCTATGCGGGTCGATGGCAACTACCACGGCGCTGTCTCTTATTTTCCCAACAGTTTCAGCGAATGGCAAGAGCAGCCCGAATACCAGGAACCACCCTTGAAAATTACCGGCGATGCTGCCCGCTGGGACCATCGCGAAGACGACGACTATTTCAGCCAACCGGGGAAACTGTTCAGGCTGATGAACGACCAGCAGAAAGCGGCGCTTTTCGGCAACACGGCCGATGCGCTGCGAGGTGCCCAGCATTTTATCCAGATCCGCCATATCCGTAATTGCTACAAAGCTGACCCGGATTATGGACGAGGAGTCGCGGCGGCACTCGGCCTATCCATGGAGGTCGTGAGGGATTACCAGGGCTATGAAATGCAGCCGATGACCGCCATTTAA